The Bacteroidota bacterium genome window below encodes:
- a CDS encoding DUF885 domain-containing protein, whose protein sequence is MKSLYIFLALVLIFFSTGFQSLPSVSDANSDFETLSDNFVNEYLEINPESAVGLGLHQYDGKTSDYSLQGFIKQIDWLKNYKSKLELINPFSLNQKNYFNYRLLSNEVNKQLFGLEDREFFRKNPMTYAGAVDVNIYISRDFAPIEERVKSIIKIEKNAPNVFAAARQNLKPVLPKPYVELAISIAKGSADFLGSDLKVALKDVKNEALMKEFNDANDRAIKELKDYADYLEKEKLPKADNNYAIGKELYQKMLAGEMVSYTPEQILEIGLKKLKEEQQKFEEVAKKIDPTKKAIDVFKEIQVEHPTAENLIPDTKKNLDAIRQYLIDKKIISMPSDVKALVKETPQYARATSFASMDTPGPFEKSTQAYYYVTPVESNWSDKQKDEWLTAFNYYTTDVVSIHEAYPGHYVQFLHLNASDATKLQKIFGSYAFTEGWAHYTEQMMIEEGFGKDKGDMAALKYHLAQLDESLLRYCRLCVSIKMHTQGMTVDEGTQFFMDNCYYEKQPSRSEAMRGTNDPGYLNYTLGKLMIYKLRDDYARQEGSNYSLMKFHDEMLKYGMPPIPLLREIMLKDKSIWNDIL, encoded by the coding sequence ATGAAATCACTTTACATATTTCTTGCTCTCGTTCTGATTTTTTTCTCAACGGGATTTCAATCTTTACCCTCTGTATCAGATGCCAATTCCGACTTCGAAACACTCTCGGATAATTTTGTAAATGAATATCTGGAGATAAACCCTGAGTCTGCTGTTGGACTCGGTCTTCACCAATACGACGGAAAGACATCAGATTATTCTCTTCAGGGATTTATAAAGCAAATTGACTGGCTGAAAAATTATAAGTCAAAGCTTGAACTTATCAATCCTTTCTCTTTAAATCAAAAAAATTATTTCAACTACAGGCTTTTATCGAATGAAGTTAATAAGCAATTGTTTGGTTTAGAGGACAGGGAGTTTTTCAGAAAGAACCCAATGACTTATGCGGGGGCAGTTGACGTGAACATTTACATCTCTCGTGACTTCGCTCCTATAGAAGAGAGAGTAAAATCTATAATTAAGATAGAAAAAAATGCTCCCAATGTTTTTGCAGCAGCAAGACAAAACCTTAAGCCGGTTCTGCCTAAGCCCTATGTTGAGCTTGCAATTTCAATAGCAAAAGGTTCAGCAGATTTTCTCGGAAGCGATCTGAAAGTCGCATTAAAAGATGTAAAGAACGAAGCTCTTATGAAAGAGTTCAACGATGCTAATGACAGGGCAATAAAAGAATTAAAAGACTATGCTGATTATCTTGAAAAAGAAAAACTCCCTAAGGCAGATAATAATTATGCGATAGGAAAGGAGTTGTATCAGAAGATGCTGGCAGGAGAAATGGTTTCATATACACCCGAGCAGATTTTAGAAATAGGATTAAAAAAACTAAAAGAAGAGCAGCAGAAGTTTGAAGAAGTCGCAAAGAAAATTGACCCCACTAAAAAAGCTATAGATGTATTTAAAGAAATTCAGGTAGAGCATCCCACGGCAGAAAATCTTATTCCCGATACAAAGAAAAACCTTGATGCAATCAGACAATATCTTATAGATAAAAAAATAATCTCAATGCCATCCGATGTGAAAGCACTTGTGAAAGAAACTCCGCAGTATGCGCGTGCAACAAGCTTTGCATCAATGGATACTCCGGGACCGTTTGAGAAATCAACTCAGGCATATTATTATGTAACTCCTGTTGAAAGTAACTGGAGTGATAAGCAAAAAGATGAGTGGCTTACGGCATTCAATTATTATACAACTGATGTTGTTTCAATTCATGAAGCATATCCCGGACATTACGTTCAGTTCCTGCATCTGAATGCAAGCGATGCGACTAAGCTGCAGAAGATTTTCGGAAGTTATGCATTCACTGAGGGATGGGCGCATTATACTGAGCAGATGATGATTGAAGAGGGCTTCGGAAAAGATAAAGGTGATATGGCTGCATTAAAATATCATCTTGCGCAATTAGATGAATCGCTGCTCCGTTATTGCCGACTTTGTGTCTCAATAAAAATGCATACGCAGGGAATGACAGTGGATGAAGGGACACAGTTCTTTATGGATAACTGCTACTACGAAAAACAGCCGTCGCGTTCAGAAGCTATGCGCGGAACAAACGACCCCGGCTATCTGAATTATACACTGGGAAAACTTATGATATATAAATTAAGAGATGACTATGCAAGACAAGAGGGAAGTAATTATTCACTGATGAAATTTCATGACGAGATGTTGAAGTACGGAATGCCACCTATACCGTTACTCAGGGAAATAATGCTGAAAGATAAAAGTATCTGGAATGACATTTTATAA
- a CDS encoding c-type cytochrome: MIKILFLISAGFLTPLFHVNKSDVDLKNGETIFKTGKNLSGEVLQDMEKSEMSGMQHSCAHCHGESAEGKPHRRMGPTGSIKFKDLSDANLHKVPYTDELFFRFLDKELKSDGSPASTGVVWKMSEKDRNDLLAYLKTLN, from the coding sequence ATGATTAAAATATTATTCTTAATATCTGCAGGATTTCTAACTCCGCTGTTTCATGTAAACAAAAGTGATGTGGACTTGAAAAATGGCGAAACGATTTTTAAGACAGGAAAAAACTTATCGGGAGAAGTATTGCAGGATATGGAAAAATCTGAAATGAGCGGAATGCAGCACTCTTGCGCGCACTGCCACGGTGAATCTGCCGAAGGAAAACCTCATAGAAGAATGGGACCGACTGGTTCTATTAAGTTCAAGGATTTATCGGATGCGAATTTGCATAAAGTGCCTTATACGGATGAACTGTTCTTCAGATTTTTAGATAAAGAATTAAAGAGTGATGGTTCACCTGCAAGCACAGGAGTTGTATGGAAGATGTCAGAAAAAGATAGGAATGATTTGCTGGCTTACTTAAAAACTTTAAATTAA
- the nifJ gene encoding pyruvate:ferredoxin (flavodoxin) oxidoreductase, translated as MNSSKFSTIDGNEAAAYIAYKLNEVIAIYPITPSSGMGELSDVWSSLRKPNIWGSVPVVQEMQSEGGAAGAVHGALQTGSLTTTFTASQGLLLMIPNMYKIAGELTSTVFHVSARALSAQALSIFGDHSDVMAVRQTGFAMLCSNSVQEIMDTALIAHAATLESRIPFIHFFDGFRTSHEVAKIELIPEEVIKQMIDEKFIYEHRKRALSPDNPFIRGTAQNPDVYFQGRETVNKYYDECPGIVQKYMDKLFELTGRRYNLFDYYGDPNAERIIIMMGSGAETVEETIDYLKQSGEEKIGVLKVRLFRPFSIKHFIDKLPKSVKKIAVLDRTKEPGSNGEPMYKDIVAAISEAMTSDNPPFEKFPHVTGGRYGLSSKEFTPAMVMGIYEELKKDNPKNHFTIGINDDVTFTSLKYDKNFLKENDSVFRAMFYGLGADGTVGANKNTIKIIGEETDNYCQGYFVYDSKKSGSTTISHLRFGPHPIKSSYLIGSSNFIGCHQFNFLEKFDMLRNIVDGGTFLLNSPYGKAEIWDKLPRLVQEDIIEKKINFYAIDAYKVAKETGMGSRMNTILQTCFFAISGVLPSDEAIGKIKYSIQKTYGAKGDEIVNKNFNAVDKTLENLFKVDVPAKATGNIELPPIVPNDAPNYVKNVLSKMISGNGDEVSVSEMPIDGTFASGTSQWEKRNIALQVPEWDESICIQCGKCAMICPHATIRIKTYDKKYLETAPAGFKYMKAKGKEFGEDTLYTIQVAAEDCTGCTLCYEICPVKNKSEVRLKALNMIPQLPVREKERANWNFFKELPEYDRSKLNIHSIKDSQILQPLFEFSGACSGCGETPYIKLATQLFGDRMIIANATGCSSIYGGNLPTTPYTINIDGKGPAWNNSLFEDNAEFGLGMRLSIDKHFDYAAELLISMSYDLGEVFVSEILHSPQKEEIDIAKQRERIALLKEKLKNIKSHNSEMLLSVADYLVRKSVWIIGGDGWAYDIGYGGLDHVLASGKNVNLLVLDTEVYSNTGGQMSKSTGIGAVAKFASNGKASPKKDLGLLAMSYGNVYVARVAMGANDLQTLKAFLEAEAYDGPSLIIAYSHCIAHGINMEKALDSQKGAVDSGYWQLFRYNPDLLKEGENPFKLDSKPPKIKFEDYAYRETRYKMLTKSHPEHAKHLLKLAQEEVNKKWKQYEKIEKEHAPEPKK; from the coding sequence ATGAATTCCTCCAAATTCTCAACTATTGATGGCAATGAAGCTGCCGCTTACATAGCTTACAAATTAAACGAAGTTATCGCAATATATCCTATAACACCTTCTTCGGGAATGGGTGAACTTTCCGACGTCTGGTCTTCCTTGCGCAAGCCCAATATCTGGGGCAGCGTACCCGTAGTTCAGGAAATGCAGAGCGAAGGCGGAGCTGCAGGCGCAGTTCACGGCGCATTACAAACCGGTTCGCTTACAACAACTTTCACTGCATCACAGGGATTATTACTGATGATTCCAAACATGTATAAAATTGCAGGTGAACTTACTTCAACTGTATTCCATGTAAGCGCAAGAGCACTTTCCGCACAGGCACTTTCAATCTTCGGAGACCACAGTGACGTAATGGCAGTAAGACAAACAGGATTTGCAATGCTATGTTCAAACTCAGTACAGGAAATTATGGATACTGCTTTGATAGCCCACGCAGCTACGCTTGAATCAAGAATTCCGTTCATACATTTCTTCGACGGATTCAGAACATCGCATGAAGTTGCCAAGATTGAATTAATACCTGAAGAAGTCATTAAGCAAATGATTGATGAGAAGTTTATTTATGAACACCGCAAACGCGCGCTTTCACCGGATAATCCTTTTATAAGAGGAACAGCTCAAAATCCTGATGTTTATTTTCAGGGAAGAGAAACCGTTAATAAATATTATGATGAATGCCCGGGTATTGTTCAGAAGTACATGGATAAATTGTTTGAACTGACAGGAAGAAGATATAATTTATTTGATTACTACGGAGACCCGAATGCAGAGAGAATTATTATTATGATGGGCTCAGGCGCAGAAACAGTTGAAGAGACAATTGATTATTTAAAACAATCAGGCGAAGAAAAAATCGGAGTGTTAAAGGTACGCCTGTTCAGACCTTTCTCAATAAAACATTTTATAGATAAGCTTCCTAAATCTGTTAAGAAAATAGCAGTTCTCGATAGAACAAAAGAACCCGGCTCAAACGGTGAACCGATGTATAAAGATATTGTTGCTGCAATAAGCGAAGCAATGACTTCAGATAATCCTCCGTTTGAAAAATTTCCCCATGTAACCGGCGGAAGATACGGACTTTCATCGAAGGAATTCACTCCTGCAATGGTGATGGGAATTTATGAAGAGCTTAAAAAAGATAATCCAAAGAATCATTTTACAATCGGAATAAACGATGATGTAACTTTCACAAGTCTTAAGTACGATAAAAATTTCTTAAAGGAAAATGATAGTGTATTCCGCGCAATGTTTTACGGACTTGGCGCAGATGGTACAGTCGGAGCGAATAAAAACACAATTAAAATCATTGGAGAAGAAACTGATAACTATTGCCAGGGATACTTTGTTTACGATTCAAAAAAGTCAGGCTCGACTACAATCTCGCATTTAAGATTCGGTCCTCATCCGATTAAATCATCTTACTTAATCGGCTCATCAAATTTCATTGGCTGTCATCAGTTTAACTTCCTTGAAAAATTTGATATGCTCAGAAACATTGTGGATGGCGGAACATTTTTATTGAACTCTCCCTATGGAAAAGCTGAAATTTGGGATAAGCTCCCGAGATTAGTTCAGGAAGATATAATTGAAAAGAAAATTAATTTCTATGCTATAGACGCTTATAAGGTTGCTAAGGAAACGGGAATGGGTTCACGCATGAATACAATTCTGCAAACATGTTTCTTTGCAATATCGGGAGTACTGCCAAGCGACGAAGCTATAGGAAAGATAAAATACTCAATACAAAAAACATACGGAGCAAAGGGCGATGAAATTGTAAATAAAAATTTCAATGCCGTTGATAAAACTCTTGAGAACTTATTTAAAGTTGATGTTCCTGCAAAAGCTACCGGTAATATTGAACTTCCTCCTATAGTTCCTAATGATGCTCCTAACTACGTAAAGAATGTTCTATCCAAAATGATTTCCGGAAACGGCGATGAAGTATCAGTCAGTGAAATGCCTATCGACGGAACATTTGCATCGGGAACATCTCAGTGGGAAAAAAGAAATATCGCATTGCAGGTTCCTGAGTGGGATGAGAGTATCTGCATTCAATGCGGCAAGTGCGCAATGATTTGTCCCCATGCGACTATAAGAATAAAAACTTACGATAAGAAATATTTGGAAACTGCTCCTGCCGGATTTAAATACATGAAGGCAAAAGGAAAAGAATTCGGTGAAGATACATTGTACACAATTCAGGTTGCTGCAGAAGACTGCACAGGATGTACACTATGCTATGAAATTTGTCCTGTAAAAAATAAAAGTGAAGTAAGACTTAAAGCTCTTAATATGATACCTCAATTACCTGTAAGAGAAAAAGAAAGAGCTAACTGGAATTTCTTCAAAGAGCTTCCCGAATACGACAGAAGTAAACTTAATATTCACTCTATAAAAGACAGCCAGATTTTGCAGCCCCTGTTTGAATTTTCAGGAGCATGCTCGGGCTGCGGTGAAACTCCCTATATAAAACTTGCAACACAGCTCTTTGGTGATAGAATGATAATTGCAAACGCTACAGGATGCTCCTCTATTTATGGCGGAAATTTACCAACGACTCCTTATACAATTAATATCGATGGCAAAGGTCCGGCATGGAATAATTCTTTGTTTGAAGATAATGCTGAGTTCGGTCTTGGTATGAGATTATCTATTGATAAACATTTTGATTATGCAGCTGAACTTTTGATTTCCATGAGCTATGATTTAGGAGAAGTTTTTGTAAGCGAAATTCTCCACTCACCGCAAAAAGAAGAGATCGATATTGCAAAACAGAGAGAAAGAATTGCTCTGCTCAAAGAGAAGTTAAAAAATATAAAATCACATAACTCCGAAATGCTTTTAAGTGTTGCTGATTATCTTGTAAGAAAATCTGTTTGGATTATCGGCGGGGACGGATGGGCATATGATATCGGCTATGGCGGACTTGACCACGTTCTTGCCTCCGGTAAAAATGTAAATCTTCTTGTGCTTGATACTGAAGTTTACTCCAATACAGGAGGACAGATGTCTAAGTCAACAGGTATCGGTGCAGTTGCAAAATTTGCATCAAACGGAAAAGCGTCTCCTAAAAAAGATCTTGGACTGCTTGCAATGAGTTATGGCAACGTTTATGTTGCGCGTGTTGCAATGGGAGCGAATGACTTGCAGACCCTTAAAGCGTTCCTTGAAGCTGAAGCTTATGACGGACCATCACTTATAATTGCTTACTCCCATTGTATAGCGCACGGAATAAATATGGAGAAAGCATTAGACAGCCAGAAGGGCGCAGTTGATAGCGGTTACTGGCAGCTGTTCAGATACAATCCTGATTTATTGAAAGAAGGAGAAAATCCGTTTAAGCTGGATTCCAAACCTCCGAAAATAAAATTTGAAGATTATGCTTACAGGGAAACACGTTACAAGATGCTCACAAAATCTCATCCGGAACATGCAAAGCACTTATTAAAACTTGCGCAGGAAGAAGTTAATAAAAAATGGAAACAATACGAAAAGATTGAAAAAGAACATGCGCCTGAACCTAAAAAATAA
- a CDS encoding dihydroorotate dehydrogenase-like protein: protein MDLSTKYMGLKLKNPIVPSASPLSKNLDSVKQLEDAGASAIVCYSLFEEQITHDAGELDYFLTHGTESYAEALTYFPDVEDYNLGPDEYLRHITRMKESVHIPVIGSLNGVSVGGWTKYAKLIEQAGADAIELNVYYIPTDINLPGYEVENMYVNVLKAVKDSVNIPVAIKLSPYFSSFANMAKRLDDAGADALVMFNRFYQPDFDLENLEIVPHLLLSSNWEMRMPLRWIAILYRKIHASMAATSGIHSAEDVIKIMMAGGDVAMVCSDLLRHGPVRITEILSDIISWMQEREYDSITQMKGSMSQKSVKEPAAFERANYMKVLNSYKL from the coding sequence ATGGACCTTTCAACAAAATACATGGGTTTAAAATTAAAAAACCCTATAGTTCCATCGGCTTCTCCCTTGTCAAAAAATCTTGACTCAGTAAAGCAGCTTGAAGACGCCGGCGCTTCTGCAATTGTATGTTACTCTTTATTCGAAGAGCAAATCACTCACGATGCAGGCGAGCTTGATTATTTTTTAACACACGGAACTGAATCTTACGCCGAAGCCTTAACATATTTTCCCGATGTGGAAGATTATAATCTTGGACCTGATGAATATTTAAGGCACATAACACGAATGAAAGAAAGCGTTCACATTCCTGTTATAGGAAGTCTCAACGGAGTCAGTGTCGGCGGCTGGACTAAGTATGCAAAGCTAATAGAGCAGGCAGGAGCAGATGCAATTGAATTAAATGTATATTACATTCCTACCGATATAAACTTACCCGGATACGAAGTTGAAAATATGTATGTAAACGTTTTGAAAGCAGTGAAAGACAGCGTGAACATTCCTGTGGCAATAAAATTAAGTCCTTACTTTTCTTCCTTTGCAAATATGGCAAAGAGGCTGGATGATGCAGGCGCAGATGCGCTTGTAATGTTCAACAGATTTTATCAGCCTGACTTCGATCTGGAAAATCTTGAAATTGTTCCTCACTTACTGCTCTCAAGCAACTGGGAAATGAGAATGCCCTTAAGATGGATTGCAATTCTCTATAGGAAGATTCATGCAAGTATGGCTGCCACAAGCGGAATACACAGTGCAGAAGATGTAATAAAAATTATGATGGCAGGCGGTGATGTTGCAATGGTGTGTTCTGATTTACTTCGTCATGGACCCGTTCGCATCACTGAAATTCTCAGCGACATTATTAGCTGGATGCAGGAAAGAGAATACGATTCGATTACTCAGATGAAGGGAAGCATGAGTCAGAAATCTGTTAAGGAACCTGCTGCATTTGAGCGCGCAAACTATATGAAGGTTCTGAACAGTTATAAATTATAA
- a CDS encoding CPXCG motif-containing cysteine-rich protein, translating to MQIEHEFTCPYCFEKISILIDPTEDPQAYVEDCEVCCNPIAIACEVKDGEVIDFEAFQID from the coding sequence ATGCAAATAGAACACGAATTTACCTGCCCTTACTGTTTTGAGAAAATCTCAATTCTTATAGACCCCACTGAAGATCCTCAGGCTTATGTAGAGGACTGCGAAGTCTGCTGCAATCCCATTGCCATCGCATGTGAAGTCAAAGACGGAGAAGTTATTGACTTTGAAGCGTTTCAAATCGATTAG
- a CDS encoding M3 family oligoendopeptidase encodes MKFSDFKYSRPDLDNIGREIQSDLTEFNNAESADIQCRVIEKINVVRKNFSTMFNIASVNYSIDTNNKFYEEEKKFFDDNSPIFSGYISNYYKALVHSKFKDELEKKFGKLLFDVAECYIKTYDPVINDDLVRENELCTEYNKLIATAKIFYDGEERNIAGMEPFMLSTDRAKRKEANEAKWKYYADNAEELDRIFDDLVKVRHKIATKLGFKNFVELGYYRMSRTDYNAEDVKKFRSYVKKYAVPIAAKLKQRQANRLGLETLEYFDGALDFNSGNATPKGTPEWILENAKKMYEELSNETGEFFNFMVDNELMDLVNKKGKEAGGYCTFIEDYKAPFIFSNFNGTSHDIVVLTHEAGHAFQAYCSRNFNIVEYHNPTMEACEIHSMSMELLTWPWMHSFFKEDTEKFKFSAINGCMIFIPYGTAVDEFQHYVYENPDATPEERKACWRHTEKKYLPLLDYIDNDYLENGGRWQAQRHIYESPFYYIDYCLAQISAFEFWRKFNENRDTAMVDYIKLCKEGGSRSYTELLKVPKLGSPFVEECFEQNVSYVEHWLDKVDDMAL; translated from the coding sequence ATGAAGTTTTCAGATTTTAAGTATTCCCGCCCTGACCTTGATAATATCGGACGTGAAATACAAAGTGATTTAACAGAATTTAATAATGCCGAGTCAGCAGATATTCAGTGCCGCGTTATTGAAAAAATTAACGTTGTAAGAAAGAATTTTTCAACGATGTTTAACATAGCTTCGGTTAACTATTCTATCGATACAAACAACAAGTTTTACGAAGAAGAAAAAAAATTCTTCGATGACAACTCCCCTATCTTCTCAGGATATATTTCAAATTATTATAAAGCACTTGTTCATTCAAAATTCAAGGATGAACTTGAGAAAAAATTTGGCAAGCTTTTATTCGATGTTGCCGAGTGTTACATAAAAACTTACGACCCAGTCATCAACGATGACCTTGTAAGAGAAAATGAACTCTGCACAGAGTACAATAAGCTTATCGCCACTGCAAAAATTTTCTACGACGGCGAAGAAAGAAACATTGCCGGCATGGAACCGTTTATGCTTTCAACGGACAGAGCAAAACGCAAAGAAGCCAATGAAGCAAAATGGAAATACTATGCAGATAACGCTGAAGAGCTTGACAGAATTTTCGATGACTTAGTAAAAGTAAGACATAAAATCGCAACAAAGCTTGGTTTCAAAAATTTTGTAGAGCTCGGTTATTACAGAATGAGCCGTACAGATTACAATGCTGAAGACGTAAAAAAATTCAGAAGCTACGTTAAAAAATACGCAGTGCCGATTGCAGCAAAGCTGAAACAAAGACAGGCAAATCGCTTGGGACTTGAAACATTAGAGTACTTCGACGGCGCGCTGGATTTTAACTCGGGCAATGCTACTCCCAAAGGAACTCCCGAATGGATTTTAGAGAACGCAAAAAAAATGTATGAAGAACTCTCCAATGAAACGGGTGAGTTTTTCAACTTCATGGTTGATAACGAGCTGATGGACCTTGTTAACAAAAAAGGGAAAGAAGCCGGCGGATATTGTACCTTCATCGAAGATTACAAAGCGCCTTTTATCTTTTCTAACTTCAACGGAACATCGCATGATATTGTCGTTCTTACCCATGAAGCAGGCCATGCATTTCAGGCATATTGCAGCAGGAATTTTAACATCGTTGAGTATCACAATCCTACTATGGAAGCATGTGAAATCCACTCAATGAGTATGGAGCTTCTTACATGGCCGTGGATGCATTCATTCTTTAAAGAAGATACGGAGAAGTTCAAGTTTTCTGCTATCAACGGCTGCATGATTTTTATTCCTTACGGAACTGCCGTAGATGAGTTCCAGCATTACGTTTATGAAAATCCTGATGCTACTCCTGAAGAGCGCAAAGCCTGCTGGAGACACACTGAGAAAAAATATCTGCCATTACTTGACTACATTGATAACGACTATCTGGAGAATGGCGGAAGATGGCAGGCACAGAGACATATTTATGAAAGCCCTTTCTATTATATAGATTACTGCTTAGCACAAATAAGCGCTTTTGAATTCTGGAGAAAGTTCAACGAGAACCGCGATACTGCCATGGTTGATTACATCAAGCTTTGCAAAGAAGGCGGCAGCAGATCTTATACTGAGTTACTGAAAGTACCAAAGCTCGGCTCACCATTTGTTGAAGAGTGCTTTGAGCAGAACGTAAGTTATGTCGAACACTGGTTAGACAAAGTAGATGACATGGCGTTATAA